The candidate division WOR-3 bacterium genome has a segment encoding these proteins:
- the thyX gene encoding FAD-dependent thymidylate synthase translates to MEFKVLDKGFLRLVEFMGGDNSVVQSARVSYGSGLKGEEKDKKLLFYLMENEHMTPFEHSVFKFHVKCPIFVARQWFRHRWGSYNEISGRYTEYKDEYYLPEKLRVQSKKDKQMSEFGDIREEKELLKKMQDIFEKSFEVYRELLERGVAREIARIVCPLSTYTQFYWTVNARSLMNFLRLRLDIHAQYEIREYAKCILKIFKEKMPWTYEAFLKYCVKNKENYPEL, encoded by the coding sequence ATGGAATTTAAAGTTCTTGATAAAGGTTTCTTACGCCTTGTTGAATTTATGGGAGGTGATAATTCTGTTGTTCAATCTGCGAGAGTTTCTTATGGTTCGGGTTTAAAAGGAGAAGAAAAGGATAAAAAGCTTTTATTTTATTTAATGGAAAATGAGCATATGACACCTTTTGAGCATTCGGTTTTTAAATTTCATGTGAAGTGTCCAATATTTGTTGCCAGACAGTGGTTCAGGCATAGATGGGGTTCCTATAATGAAATTTCAGGTAGATATACTGAATACAAAGATGAATATTATTTACCAGAAAAGTTAAGGGTTCAATCAAAAAAGGATAAGCAGATGAGTGAATTTGGTGATATTAGGGAGGAAAAGGAGCTATTGAAAAAGATGCAGGATATTTTTGAAAAATCCTTTGAAGTTTATAGAGAACTTCTTGAAAGAGGGGTAGCAAGGGAAATTGCAAGGATTGTATGTCCTCTCTCAACTTATACGCAGTTTTACTGGACAGTTAATGCGAGGAGCTTGATGAATTTTTTGAGATTAAGACTTGATATTCATGCTCAATATGAAATAAGGGAATATGCAAAATGTATTTTAAAAATTTTCAAAGAAAAGATGCCCTGGACATATGAGGCTTTTTTAAAATACTGTGTTAAGAATAAAGAAAATTATCCTGAATTATAG
- a CDS encoding SIS domain-containing protein, with amino-acid sequence MIDLILSEIEESIEIKKKILNSATLINEAVKILTQSLLSGGKILICGNGGSAAQAQHFAAELVGKYRVDKRKGLAAIALTTDTSSLTAISNDTGFENVFSRQIDALGKEGDSLIAISTSGKSENVNRACKKAKEMGIKIIYLTGDKNPPVHEICDVLINVPSNSTPRIQEVHELILHIFAFLIEKEVINRAK; translated from the coding sequence ATGATAGACCTTATTTTATCCGAAATTGAAGAATCAATTGAAATTAAAAAAAAGATTTTAAACTCTGCCACTTTAATAAATGAGGCAGTAAAAATTTTAACTCAATCTCTATTAAGTGGCGGAAAGATTTTAATATGTGGAAATGGAGGCTCAGCTGCTCAAGCCCAGCACTTTGCCGCTGAACTTGTTGGAAAATATAGGGTTGATAAAAGAAAGGGACTTGCAGCAATTGCACTAACCACTGATACATCGTCTCTTACAGCGATTTCTAATGATACAGGTTTTGAAAATGTTTTTTCAAGACAGATAGATGCTTTAGGAAAAGAAGGTGATTCTTTAATAGCAATATCAACATCAGGAAAATCAGAGAATGTTAACAGAGCCTGTAAAAAGGCAAAGGAGATGGGAATAAAGATAATTTATCTTACAGGAGATAAAAATCCACCGGTTCATGAAATTTGCGATGTATTAATTAATGTTCCTTCCAATTCGACTCCAAGGATACAGGAAGTTCATGAATTGATACTCCATATTTTTGCCTTTTTAATTGAAAAAGAAGTAATAAATAGAGCAAAATAA